One Glycine max cultivar Williams 82 chromosome 3, Glycine_max_v4.0, whole genome shotgun sequence DNA window includes the following coding sequences:
- the LOC100778825 gene encoding cell number regulator 8, which translates to MADNEQPNNEEASPLLHQPHPQPKSEPPTPPETPEFLLGWTADGLPLAHASVVGQPMGRAPWNSSICACLGQNDHFCSSDLEVCLLGSVAPCVLYGSNVERLGSARGTFANHCLPYSGMYIIGNSCFGWNCLAPWFSYPSRTAIRRRFNLEGSCEALNRSCGCCGSILEDEVQREHCESACDLATHVFCHVCALCQEGRELRRRLPHPGFNAQPVLVMIPPGEQTMGREA; encoded by the exons ATGGCCGATAATGAGCAACCGAATAACGAGGAGGCAAGTCCTCTTCTCCACCAGCCCCATCCCCAACCCAAATCCGAACCACCAACGCCACCTGAGACTCCCGAGTTTCTCCTCGGCTGGACCGCTGATGGGCTCCCTCTGGCCCACGCCAGCGTCGTGGGCCAGCCCATGGGCCGCGCCCCTTGGAACTCCTCCATCTGCGCCTGTCTCGGCCAAAACGATCACTTCTGCAGCAGCGATCTCGAAGTTT GTCTTCTTGGGAGTGTGGCTCCTTGTGTGCTGTATGGAAGCAATGTTGAGAGACTTGGATCTGCTCGTGGGACATTTGCCAATCACTGCTTGCCTTATTCTGGAATGTATATAATTGGAAATTCCTGCTTTGGTTGGAATTGCCTTGCACCCTGGTTTTCCTATCCTAGCCGGACGGCTATTCGTCGCAGGTTCAATTTAGAG GGAAGTTGCGAAGCACTTAATAGATCATGCGGGTGCTGCGGAAGCATTTTGGAAGATGAGGTGCAGCGTGAACATTGTGAGTCAGCATGTGACTTGGCAACTCATGTCTTCTGTCATGTATGTGCTCTTTGTCAAGAAGGTCGTGAGCTCCGTCGTAGGTTACCTCATCCTGGCTTTAATGCTCAACCAGTACTGGTTATGATTCCCCCAGGAGAGCAGACCATGGGACGTGAGGCTTGA
- the LOC100527489 gene encoding uncharacterized protein LOC100527489 — MASSRLDFLFCNLCGTMLTVPSTEYAQCPLCKTRRDIQDICDKEISFTISDEDIRRELGMEIIEEHAVMEYSKVSKKCEKCGHGEATYYTRQMRSADEGQTTFYTCTGCGHQSQEN, encoded by the exons ATGGCTTCTTCTCGGCTCGATTTCTTGTTCTGTAATTTGTGTGGGACAATGCTCACTGTCCCTTCCACTGAGTACGCACAATGCCCACTGTGCAAAACTCGCCGAGACATACAAG AtatttgtgataaggaaataaGTTTCACAATTTCTGATGAG GATATCAGAAGAGAGCTTGGAATGGAAATAATTGAGGAACATGCGGTGATGGAATATTCTAAG GTCAGCAAGAAATGTGAAAAATGTGGCCATGGTGAAGCTACCTATTATACTAGACAG ATGAGATCAGCAGATGAAGGGCAAACTACTTTCTACACATGTACCGGCTGTGGTCATCAATCTCAGGAGAATTAG
- the LOC100499820 gene encoding DNA-binding protein S1FA encodes MADDFDFADKVPPSFDRVGNVIKDSGSKGFNPGLIVLLVVGGLLLTFLIGNYVLYSYAQKTLPPRKKKPVSKKKMKKERLKQGVSAPGE; translated from the exons ATGGCCGATGACTTCGACTTCGCGGATAAAGTTCCTCCTTCATTCGATCGCGTG GGAAATGTGATCAAGGATTCTGGATCCAAAGGGTTCAATCCAGGATTAATTGTCCTCCTGGTTGTTGGTGGGTTGTTGTTGACATTCCTCATTGGAAATTATGTGCTCTACAGTTATGCACAGAAGACCCTCCCTCCTAGAAAAAAGAAGCCTGTttcaaagaagaagatgaaaaaggAGAGACTGAAGCAAGGTGTCTCTGCACCTGGAGAGTAG
- the LOC102667501 gene encoding uncharacterized protein yields MANKNFLCIIEEMDRLWFHHAILFSEPTASFLSLPSPPDEEKPIPTSESVSCSSSILSSPPPPDEETSTDESPSSEKQLSSESISVPLQDGSINNEEETKEGLTRMNQSDNRTRSHSSSPSTQNRHRKLRKPATTTCARKLQKSISCRTLGELELDEVKGFMDLGFTFKKEYLSPRMMSVVPGLQRLGVVDARETVEGNHIEAEEQKRDIMRPYLSEAWLIKRPDSPLLNLKIPKCCSSSNMKKHLRFWAKTVASEIHQE; encoded by the exons ATGGCAAACAAAAACTTTCTATGCATTATAGAAGAAATGGATAGGCTTTGGTTTCACCATGCTATTCTTTTCTCAGAACCAACAgcatcatttctttcattaccATCTCCACCAGATGAAGAAAAACCTATTCCCACATCAGAATCTGTGTCTTGCTCATCATCCATTCTTTCTTCACCACCTCCACCAGATGAAGAAACTTCAACGGATGAATCACCCTCTTCAGAGAAACAACTCTCATCAGAGTCAATATCAGTGCCTCTTCAG GATGGTTCAATCAACAATGAAGAGGAAACGAAGGAAGGGTTGACTAGAATGAACCAATCGGATAACAGAACTCGTTCACATTCATCCTCACCATCAACTCAAAACCGTCACAGAAAATTGAGGAAACCAGCTACTACTACTTGTGCAAGGAAACTGCAGAAATCCATAAGCTGCAGAACACTTGGGGAGCTAGAACTTGACGAAGTAAAGGGTTTTATGGATCTTGGTTTCACGTTCAAGAAAGAATATCTTAGTCCAAGAATGATGAGCGTTGTCCCAGGCTTGCAGAGACTTGGTGTAGTGGATGCCAGAGAAACGGTTGAAGGAAATCATATTGAAGCAGAGGAACAAAAGAGAGACATCATGAGACCATATTTATCGGAGGCATGGCTTATAAAGAGACCCGATTCACCGCTACTAAATTTGAAAATTCCCAAATGTTGTTCATCTTCCAACATGAAGAAACATCTTCGGTTCTGGGCTAAAACAGTGGCCTCAGAAATCCACCAAGAATGA
- the LOC100811944 gene encoding MLO-like protein 3 isoform X1 gives MAAGYASGYSLEHTPTWAIALVSFILISVSIILEHLIHLIIKWLKKHRRSDLVEAIERLKSELMILGFMSLLLTVTQDAIIEICIPVMAADTMLPCRKRTNNATSILDSCSAKNASKVALVSKHGIHQLHMFIFVLALMQIVYSFLTVSLARAKMRHWKAWDEETQTVEYEIANDPNRFRYTRQTTFGRRHISTSTPSPVYVWIKCFFRQFFHSVEKVDYLTLRHGFISAHFSARNNDFDFQNYIEQSLEEDFRIIVSISPVMWFTVVIFLLVDVHGWHVYLWLSYVPLLLVLVVGTKLEVIVDQMALKMKDVNNVTKGTPLVCPSDEFFWFGHPGFVLTLLHYTLFVNAFELAFFIWVSTQFGINSCYHEHRTFTIIRVVIAVAVQVLCSYVTLPLYALVAQMGSEVKCKALAKMLKQWHVEVRERRKNREQLKSFSFRHTNMSSEWSQVNKTAPDFSSTLCESIRSSDEGEIVEELEHMDKTKACSSSDPPGVV, from the exons ATGGCAGCAGGGTACGCATCCGGTTATTCTCTAGAACACACTCCAACATGGGCAATTGCCCTAGTTTCTTTCATTCTTATCTCCGTCTCAATCATCTTGGAGCATCTCATTCATCTAATAATCAAA TGGTTAAAGAAACATCGGAGGAGCGATTTGGTTGAAGCAATTGAGAGGCTTAAATCAG AGTTGATGATCTTAGGATTCATGTCGCTTTTGTTGACAGTAACTCAAGACGCTATAATAGAAATCTGCATACCAGTGATGGCTGCAGATACTATGCTTCCATGTCGTAAACGAACTAACAATGCTACTTCAATTTTGGATTCTTGCAGTGCCAAAaat GCCAGTAAAGTTGCTTTAGTATCAAAACATGGAATCCATCAACTTCACATGTTCATTTTTGTCCTAGCTCTCATGCAAATTGTGTACAGTTTTCTCACCGTGTCTCTGGCAAGGGCTAAG ATGAGGCACTGGAAAGCTTGGGATGAAGAGACTCAAACAGTTGAATATGAAATTGCCAACG ACCCTAATAGATTCAGATATACAAGGCAAACAACATTCGGTAGACGGCACATATCTACTAGTACGCCATCACCAGTATATGTTTGGATT AAATGTTTTTTCAGACAGTTCTTTCACTCAGTAGAAAAAGTTGATTATCTCACCCTGAGGCATGGTTTCATATCA GCTCACTTTTCAGCTAGGAACAACGACTTCGATTTCCAAAACTACATTGAACAGTCACTTGAGGAAGATTTCAGAATCATAGTGAGCATTAG CCCTGTGATGTGGTTCACTGTTGTTATTTTTCTGCTGGTGGACGTACACG GTTGGCATGTGTATCTCTGGTTATCCTATGTTCCCCTCTTG CTGGTTCTGGTTGTGGGAACTAAACTTGAAGTCATTGTCGACCAAATGGCTCTTAAAATGAAAGATGTCAATAATGTGACCAAGGGGACCCCACTTGTTTGTCCAAGTGACGAATTCTTCTGGTTTGGCCATCCCGGATTTGTGTTAACACTCCTACATTACACTTTATTCGTG AATGCATTCGAGCTTGCCTTCTTTATATGGGTATCA ACACAGTTTGGAATAAATTCTTGCTACCACGAACACAGAACATTTACAATCATAAGGGTGGTGATAGC GGTGGCAGTTCAAGTCCTGTGCAGCTATGTTACTCTCCCCCTCTATGCACTAGTGGCACAG ATGGGTTCAGAAGTGAAGTGCAAAGCATTGGCTAAAATGCTGAAGCAGTGGCATGTTGAGGTGAGGGAGAGAAGGAAGAACCGAGAACAACTCAAGTCTTTTAGTTTTAGGCACACAAACATGTCCTCAGAATGGAGCCAAGTAAATAAGACTGCCCCTGATTTTTCTTCCACACTATGTGAAAGCATTCGTTCTTCTGATGAAGGAGAAATTGTAGAAGAATTGGAGCATATGGATAAAACAAAGGCGTGCTCATCAAGTGATCCACCTGGTGTTGTGTAA
- the LOC100811944 gene encoding MLO-like protein 3 isoform X2, translated as MAAGYASGYSLEHTPTWAIALVSFILISVSIILEHLIHLIIKWLKKHRRSDLVEAIERLKSELMILGFMSLLLTVTQDAIIEICIPVMAADTMLPCRKRTNNATSILDSCSAKNASKVALVSKHGIHQLHMFIFVLALMQIVYSFLTVSLARAKMRHWKAWDEETQTVEYEIANDPNRFRYTRQTTFGRRHISTSTPSPVYVWIKCFFRQFFHSVEKVDYLTLRHGFISAHFSARNNDFDFQNYIEQSLEEDFRIIVSISPVMWFTVVIFLLVDVHGWHVYLWLSYVPLLLVLVVGTKLEVIVDQMALKMKDVNNVTKGTPLVCPSDEFFWFGHPGFVLTLLHYTLFVNAFELAFFIWVSGGSSSPVQLCYSPPLCTSGTDGFRSEVQSIG; from the exons ATGGCAGCAGGGTACGCATCCGGTTATTCTCTAGAACACACTCCAACATGGGCAATTGCCCTAGTTTCTTTCATTCTTATCTCCGTCTCAATCATCTTGGAGCATCTCATTCATCTAATAATCAAA TGGTTAAAGAAACATCGGAGGAGCGATTTGGTTGAAGCAATTGAGAGGCTTAAATCAG AGTTGATGATCTTAGGATTCATGTCGCTTTTGTTGACAGTAACTCAAGACGCTATAATAGAAATCTGCATACCAGTGATGGCTGCAGATACTATGCTTCCATGTCGTAAACGAACTAACAATGCTACTTCAATTTTGGATTCTTGCAGTGCCAAAaat GCCAGTAAAGTTGCTTTAGTATCAAAACATGGAATCCATCAACTTCACATGTTCATTTTTGTCCTAGCTCTCATGCAAATTGTGTACAGTTTTCTCACCGTGTCTCTGGCAAGGGCTAAG ATGAGGCACTGGAAAGCTTGGGATGAAGAGACTCAAACAGTTGAATATGAAATTGCCAACG ACCCTAATAGATTCAGATATACAAGGCAAACAACATTCGGTAGACGGCACATATCTACTAGTACGCCATCACCAGTATATGTTTGGATT AAATGTTTTTTCAGACAGTTCTTTCACTCAGTAGAAAAAGTTGATTATCTCACCCTGAGGCATGGTTTCATATCA GCTCACTTTTCAGCTAGGAACAACGACTTCGATTTCCAAAACTACATTGAACAGTCACTTGAGGAAGATTTCAGAATCATAGTGAGCATTAG CCCTGTGATGTGGTTCACTGTTGTTATTTTTCTGCTGGTGGACGTACACG GTTGGCATGTGTATCTCTGGTTATCCTATGTTCCCCTCTTG CTGGTTCTGGTTGTGGGAACTAAACTTGAAGTCATTGTCGACCAAATGGCTCTTAAAATGAAAGATGTCAATAATGTGACCAAGGGGACCCCACTTGTTTGTCCAAGTGACGAATTCTTCTGGTTTGGCCATCCCGGATTTGTGTTAACACTCCTACATTACACTTTATTCGTG AATGCATTCGAGCTTGCCTTCTTTATATGGGTATCA GGTGGCAGTTCAAGTCCTGTGCAGCTATGTTACTCTCCCCCTCTATGCACTAGTGGCACAG ATGGGTTCAGAAGTGAAGTGCAAAGCATTGGCTAA